The nucleotide window aaatataatatatttaagcagataaattttcaataaaattaaaggCAGCAAATTAGTATTAAATAAGCGTAAGAAATTGTATTAATCTTTGATGAtgcaattaaataaaatataaaatgaataaaaactgattattaaatatcaatataaaaagaagagtaagaaaaaaataaaacatcaaagATTATAAAATGGAAAACTAAAGAGGAAAtaaacacataaatttatacGCAAATTTTATGTTACTTCAATAGATACGTCAATAAGTTTGAACCAAGtaataaacaatataaattcattaaattataaaaataaattattaattatattgttacacatctaaaatttaaaattaaacatcaatatatgtatataattaaaatgatatAGGATTCTAGATTTTTTATGCATATAGTAGTATCTTTTTACAAATGATAAAGAATAATGCTAACATCGTATCCACACATCATTCAAATCACGcaaacaacaaaaataattcTAAATATATAGCCAAAATACATTCATACATGTTATGGTCAAAGTTACAGTAAAGTGTTACGTCTAGCCACTTACAAACACATTCCtattatgtaatttttaaaataaattttgtgtttacttatttaaatttcaaaatatttttttttttcattttaaagatCCAACCCAAATGTTATTGGGAAAATACTTATCGTTAAAATTTTAccacaaaaatcaaaatacgaAACATAATTCGTTATATGCTTACTTTTCAAGAGTtacacacaaaaatataaatagaaagaaaaaattacaaaaaaaaatgttttaatcaTGAAATATATCACATATAACTTTGTACATTTCTTCATATGAAATAGCCAAAAGACAGATTTAATACAATTACAAAGCATTTGAGAgtataaataaattttcaaaaaataattttattttgtttttgataactaaattttcaaacatatatagaaaagggaaaattgtttttttagagcaaaaaaatagtaactatgtccctttatactaatctatactactttatgtctcattagactaatttttttcaaaatggcagtaatgcccttaaaattgtaattttttattcttttttcgttttttttttatttttttgttcctttttcgtttttttattttttgttttttaaaaaatcaatttttttttcaaaatataaaagtgaatattcccaaatattttgtttccatatttttagaaactgatttcttatccgtagaatacaactaatatgtagaaatcggtttctacaattttttagaattatagtaatgtttagattttgatttctacatgttttagatttatattaaatctgtagaagtcggtttctacgtgttttagatttatattaatgtgtagattttgatttctaaagattttagaacgataggttaagcgcagaatgtgtattctaaatatttttagaatactcatatttacgtagatcatgtattctaaatattgtagattcaatgaaaaaagtggatttcgttttctacttcgtagaatgtcatttctactttatttagaacataatatgaaatttataattttaacttttttataactggaaaaaatatcactaagttcatataggtattttatcaaaagttactatttttccaaaacatttttgtttgtaaaactatttattaaatttattttcaaaaatattaaagggtgttataggaaaatatgacacaaaatatatattagtctaaagggacatagttaccatttttttgctctaaaaaaacagttttccctaTAGAAAATTCATCTGGAACACATATTATTCGTACTTTAACTAAGATGAGTCACATTGATCAACTGAAAAGCTAATAAAAACACATATTATATTTAAGACCAATGTCAAAAAGCAACAATATATACCATCAAAATAACTCAACCTATCTACGTATGTTTTAgtgttttagatattttcttatttatcaatATTAAATTCatgaagatttttttaaaatacgtaaaaattagaaaattatagagcaaatatttttgttttgttaaaagaagttgacttaaaaataatatttaaatgcaTTTTCCGCGCATAGCGCGGCAAGAGACTCTAGTTAGAATAATAACAGGTTATCATTCCCATCTTTAGAACGAGGACTACAAAAATGTCAAGAGAAAACATCCCAAGTAAACAAGAATTTTGTCGTAAATTTGTTAATTTCTTCGTTTGTTATTGCTATCTctaagaaatatattttttcaataaattttgaacGCACATATACTTCTTGGTAAATTAAGTCTCGTCATCTAAAATACTAGTAAGTGTACCAAGTATAGTATCAAAATGATTTTAAACTATAACTCTTGGATTTTTACATATAATGTCTTTCATTTAACAAAAGTGATTGTGATATagaaaaaaagttcaaaaagcAGAAGCAACTTCATAGCCAACGATATTAATCAAAATGGTTAATTCATATTAGTACGTCGGTTGCAAAACCCATGCTCAtgtgaagaagaaaaagatcagTTAGTGCACCATCATTTACACTGTGAACTCTGTTGACTAATAGTCTTGTGCAGCTCAATGTGGCTGTCGAAAAGACAACCAAATTGAAAGAGAAATTTTCGATGCCTTGGACTTTGGTTCAAATACACCTAACATAGAATAGTATAATGTCTTCTTGGATATCACGATCCACAACAAAGCAGTTTTCCACCTTCACTACTTCGCTCCTTGAGAAAACTTTCTTATGATtagtaaaacaaataaaacaaatggGGTAGTTTTGTAAATGTGTGGaatcttgggcttcaagtcggtCATGACATGCGGTCCGCTTCTCGCTGTCGATTGATGACAAGTGATGTTTGCCGATCGACGTTTGACTCTGAATGTCGACTCGAACTAGTCCCATGAGCAGCTACGAATTTCTCATATCTTTATCttcaaaatgctccaaaatcaccactttGTTCAAAAACATGCCTAAACctgtaaatactttaaaaagactccaaaacataatatataaatcttaaaacactcatataccatggctaaaaagtaaaaagtgctaaaatccatggtatattagtaGACAAGTACATGATTCATGGAAACCAGTCCAAAAATCTCagtcaattaaaaaataaaatgatatccTTCAAAGAAGGGAGACATAGACTGAGTGGAGTGAGAAGAGAGAGGAAATGAACTAAAGAAGACTGCATGTATGTTCAGAAACCTGTTGGAGTAagagttcatatatcatttgaTCGATATTCAcaaggtaaagcctacactttGTTATTTCAGAAATGAGGTTAGTACAAAGATATGTCAGACGGTATATGGTGAGTTGGATCCTAAGCTTGTCGGAACAATTGGATTTGCATACGATGGTTGGAATTTTAAGATTTAGACATCAGATTAGACTCGCATCGAGATCTGGATATCTTACTTATTGAACTCGAGTTCTAGGACAGTTCGTATTAAATCCTTAGCATTTGTAAATTATAGTTCTGATTGCCTGCTTAAAATAGGATAATTTGCTGCTCAAAAACCACAAAGAACTATGAATTTAAGTAAATACCCATAACAGTAAAAGTTAAGTTTCATTGTAGATAAAGTAGTTGCGAAATGATGACTTCAGCCCTTCACCGTAAACTGTTTGACTTTCAACTCAATTTCTATCTTACGATATTACTTGACATATAGAttctgaaaaatataaaaatagatttgaaaatATATGTGGAAGATCTTTAATAGATCTCActggagaaagagagagatagagagcatttaaaaaaagaagctttttttttatttcttctccACCATCTTTTTTTCCCTACAATCCTCTGTAGCTTCCCAAAATCGACGATTAAGATCTTTCAAAGAACGGATCCTTCAAGATGGAGCTGGGGCAGATCTTCGGTACATGAAAGCAAAGACATGTGGAGACATCGATGGCTCCATGCTGCCACGCATGTTTATCAGCGGGAGGTATGTCGGAGGGTTCAGAATACTTACTGTGTTGAACTTCTTGAGCAGATTTGTCTTCCTTCCTCCGCTAATGGTGATCACATTAAGCATACAAATGATGTTTTACATCTTATTGTTTTATCCTTCATGATGGGCTTTTTATTATAGACTTCATCTCTTAGTTTCTAGTATTTATCAGCGATTTGAATTATGTATTTTAATGGTTGTTGCAATTTAAGATCTTTTTGGATTATGTATTGTGAAAATATTTACAGAAATAGTTATAACAATGAATCTCAAGGATCGATCCaaatagatataaaaatataaaaaataatttaatgttaACAAATAAATTAACGAGCTAACAATAAAACTAAGAGGCTAATACCAagcatacatatacatatatgaacACACAGTCATATGTTAACATTTAAGTAATGATGCTTAACTTAATTCAAATGTATGTGTAAGATTTTATAGCTGGCTAAAACTTTTATTGACTCGAATTAATAAGTTGACAAtctttaattatatgattatcGCGGTTAAATATCTTAACAAGTTAAAGTACtattaaaccaaaaatatagtttagaatTCTTCAATATCTGTGACAATCTCGGCTGTACATTATCTTCTCCGATCAAATCATTTGATCTCGGCTATACATCATCTTTTCCGATCATATTCCTTTATGAGTTGTGGGGTTGCTCATTATCTTCACCAGTAAAGTCCACCAACACTTCCTCATCATCATTTTCTTAACACAAATAAAAACTGAATTCAATATGTATGTGCACCTATGACATTATGCTTAAAACTGAATTCAATATTAGTCACCTCTAATAACTTGTAACAATTAAACAAAAGATTTCTGATATTTGATAGAATAGCTACAAATGACATAAGAcatgtaaatttaaaattatccgGCTACTACAACAAATTTATCAGCATCCCCAAACTTTTGCAAGTGTGATTAAACTCAAACTTTTGCCATATATCGACCTCGTTTTGTTAGAAAATATGAGAACTTGTTATAGTCATGAAACTTTCTTGTAGCCGATGAGGGAAGGTTTTTACCAAACCGGTTATAAGAAAATTTAGCATGGTTTATTTTACCTTTGGCTTGTTAAACTTTCTTGTAACCAATGATGTAACATATTATCATTTAATGAAATATTGTCTTATTGTACAAGTTATTGCGCTTGTCTCTTGTACACATGATGCATCATTTATAACACCTATACGCAGAGCCGGTCCTAGAATTATTAAGGCGACAAGCccagaccaaaaaaaaatggctgaAATAAATATATGTGAGAAGGTGAATTTGAACCTTGCACTCTAAGGGAAATAGTTACTGTCCTTTAACCACTAGACTGCagataaattttagaaaatgtgGCCGGTTTAGTACTTATAATATTTGAGGCCAGAAGCAGATGCTTCATCTGCTTCGGGCTAGGTCCGGCTCTGTCTATACGATGCTTGTAcattaacaagaaaaaaataaatcatggtattaatttaatattGGCTGGTATTTGATTGAAAAAACCGGCTAATAAAAAACAAGCAAATAATTGTGAAGCACAAGTTAAAAAGAAATGGAATCCGAAATACCCCAAACTAAACTCAAAACTTTCAGACAACAAACTTCATTCCCTGAAACACAAGCGGACAAAATTAAAGCACAAgacaagattaaaaaaaaactcctaaGGAATCTGCCAGAAATACTAAATTTTGCACAATTAATATGTCGATTTATGTCACAGGTTTACAGCCTAAATCGTCAACAATATTTCACCAGAAAATGTACAAATACACATAAAGCTAAACTCTTTTCCCGGAACTGAGTCAATAGGCGAAACCGCAAAGCAGCCCAAATCAGAAACAATAACTCATAGGTCTCACAGAGAAACCCAAATCACACAGATAcgttgaaaaaaacaaaaaaaaagaacccaGAGAACTTGGTAAGTCCCAAGGCTCATGCTTGTATCAACCACCCCAATTCCATCGAGGCTTGCGGTTTTACTCAGAACATTTCTCTTCAAGTAATAGCTCAGGAGTTCCTCGTCCGTCGGATGAAGTAGAAACGCAGGAGCAAGCGAAGTCGCTGCCACAACAGTTGCTGGCGAAGTCGCAGAAGGCAGCGAGGACTCATCAGCCATAGATTTACGACCCGTCAAAGCAAAGATTGTACTTGTTTCTAGAGTTTCTATCGGCTCCAAAATTGAGTAGATGAAAGAAAGTTGTTTCCGATTAGGATAGATGAGAAAGACGATTCTTAATTTTCTGTCTTACGTAACAAGATATGAATATTGTTAGTGTACGTATAAGATCTTCCCATATCTCTCTATAAGATTTTGTCTCCTATTCTACTATGTCTCTGTTGTTTATGTGTAGGGGCATCAGAGTCATATTCGATTTTGTACAGTGAGCAAATAGTAGTATTTGGTATATTGCTAAATAGCAAATAATGTGTTGGTAGGAGTCCtaaaatttctttaaaatatcCAAGTCTGATTTCCCATATATCTCACAATCGattcatttactgcttttaatatagtataccTAATTTAATCTTACAGTCTATTGTGTGACCATGCTCCTTGTTAATTTGATCCCTAGGGGATGCTatcaatatattatttgagagaGTTGCCCTAAGGTAATCTGAACTACATCAGCGTGCTCCTTATTCAACCGTACGAAATCTCCCATCAGAAATGATACTTCTTCACCTTTCAGATTCGAATATCCCTCATCAGACTCAGCCATGAAGCTCGATTGCACAGCCGAATCACTCGTCGACATCAGAATCATCGTATTCGAACTTTTCACCGCAACAATGATAAAGTATTGATACTCGATCTCTGAAACTAACAGTGGAATTGTATTGAATAAGCTTTGTAAGTACAATTCGAATCACTGTCTCATAGCGATAGAAAAATGAATCATCGATCCCATCTCGATCGTTAAGAGAGACTCTTGTTGTCACTCACTATAACAAACAAAGCATAAAATCCCCAAATAGAAATGTACTCGACTCTTTGTACAAGACAAGTCAATTATGGGTCTAACTGAAAACCCTCTGGTCCAACTCCATACTTCTTCATCACTCTTCTACTTCCTTGCCTTCAGGCTCTTGCTATTCTTCCTATAATATGTGTGATGATGGTATCTATCCGAAGCAGTGTGTTTGGGAGCGTTTCAGAAGGTGTTGTTGGTATTACAAGTTGAGTATGGAGAAGAAACGAATGAGAAAGCTGATGGAGGAAACTGATAAGAGTTAAAAGTTCATCCTCTTATAATGGACTTTAAGTATCTCAAGAAGCCACTTTAATGTTTTAGGATACAGGGGAAATGAATAAAATGACCAATTATGTGTTAGGAACAGAAGACAAAGTGCTCTATAATATGCAATATATATCCCTTAATGCTCTATAAGAACAATATAACCTCAAATGGCTTTGTATGGGAATGATGGAAAGAATCAATAATATGAAGTTGATTCGATCAGGTTGATTGATCAGTACTATCACTGATCAAATACAGTTTCTGTCCATCACTGATCATATCAATGTCTGTGATTCGACCTCCTTCCTCTGACAATATTACAAAGGGGACTTCATTAGATATCCCGAGCTCTTGCGCAGCTGTTTCCACAAGTTTCTGGAGGTCACGCGGAAGCCAAACCATAACTCCATGCTTTCTACTCGGCTCCTCATGTGGGTGGAATGGAAACACTGTGCATTTCCGTCTCTCAAATTTCTCATCTGTTTTAAACACAAATCAAATTCAGCGATTACAAGTTCCGTTTTGTTTTGTAGTATTGTCTGAAGGAAAGTGTTGGACTACCTTGTGGTTCATGAAAGCTTGACGGGCGTATATAAGGCTGAGATGTATCCGCGTCTTCAAGtaacttaatcaatttcttgttTCCACACATTCGAGCTTCATCAAGCGGAGAGTTTCCCCACCTTGAATGATAAAGATTTGTGACAAGTTACTGAGAGTTTAGTTAAAAGAAAATCATTTGTGTTTGGTCTTTTACCGGTCTTTAGCGACAACGCTAGCTCCAGCTTCAACAAGCATCTTAGCCATCAAGAATAAGCCTTCTGAAGCAGCGACATGAAGCGGTGTTCTATGATCATAATCTTCGGTGTTTGGGTCCATACCGCTTGAGAGCAATCTCTTAAGAAAATCAGAGTCGCCTTTCACAACTACCGTGCAGAGAAAGTTTCCAGCATCTTCTAAATCAAAGGAAGCTCCTTCTTTGACAAGCAAATCGATCACTCTGTCTTGCCCTGCTTTTACAGCCTCTAACAATGGTGTATTGCCAAATTTATCTGCGCAAAAGAGTGTGACCATAGCATAAACATATAGCATTGTAGTATTTTCGCTCTTATCGATTTCAGTATTACCTTTTTGATTTATATCGACGCCTTCTTGAATAAGAAACAATGTAATGTCTTCGTATCCCCTAGACGCTGCAAGATGCTGCATTTCAAGAAGACATTTTACAAGCTTAAAGAAATAATTTTCAtgccataaaaaaaaaaagattgaaacaTACAAGCGGTGCTCTTCCGTCGTAATCTGTTTTGTTAGGATCGGCGCCAGAGCGGACTAAGCTTTTAAGCTGGTAGATATCTCCTTGGAAAGCTGCACTGTTTACCTTCAATGCAAGTTCTGCTTCTTGTTTCCCAATGTGAATCATAATGTCAGATTCGAGCTTCTTTATCCTCTCATTTGATTCTTTACCCTGCCAAAAACCCTCTTCTTAGTTGCATATGATTTTACACCTTAACAGAGCAACAACAAATAAAAGTGTACCTCCATAAGATTGTTTAGGATTTTGCGTCCATCATGAAAATAAATCTCGAGGATGTTGGAGAAAGACTGTTTATCGAGGCGTAAAAGATGGCACAATGAACGAACTCTAATAGTGAAAGGTTGAGAGATGTTGCAGATGATGGATATATCACCAAAAGAAGTGTGAGGCTCAAGCAACTCCACAAGGTCTTCTGTTCCATCTGTTTTTGTTTCAAGAGCCTCCTACGAAAATGTACGTACACATATGAGAAGAGAGGCAAAGAAGACATGACACACAGTGATAATGTTACGTACCAGTGAGCCTTCACAGAcgaaatacaaatgatcaacgACGTTTCCTTGCTCTGTGATTACTTCTCCTGGAAAAAAATACTCTTCATGGAGCCTTACAACTATCTGGTTAATAAACTCTGATGAGCAGCCCTTGAACAGAGGGATTTTCTCAATGTAAGGCGTGTATAATAACTGCGCAATCTACAAAGATATACAAAATATCATCATTGTAACTAATAAAAACAACTTTTTGctgataagaaaatataatcagTTATTAGGGTACCTTGGCGCGGATAGAGGCTGGGATGTCTTGAAGCATGACAGTGTTGGTGAATTTACTGTCGTACTGCAATCTAACGTGATGAGTTATCTGGCTACGAATGTCTCCCCTAAGTTTTTTTCGGTTCATGAAACTTGCCAGATCATTCATTTTATCTCTAAATCTCTCTGTGTTTGATCCTTTCACAATCAAGGCAGTGATGTTACCAATAAGGTACGCACCAAGAACCATATCGAACGAAACATATATCATTACAAATATCATTTCCCTTAAATTTACCGCATGTATG belongs to Brassica rapa cultivar Chiifu-401-42 chromosome A07, CAAS_Brap_v3.01, whole genome shotgun sequence and includes:
- the LOC103828472 gene encoding potassium channel GORK isoform X1; translated protein: MGCLRRRQESIAEEDDINDDVSRRRGRFSLAESFRWLDSPEHLKDDSDGHNEYPWIIKPSIRWYKAWELFILVWAIYSSLFTPMEFGFFRGLPENLFILDIVGQIAFLVDIVLQFFVAFQDKHTYRIDSKPTHIALRYLKSHFFLDLVSCFPWDLIYKASGKHEVVRYILWIRLFRVRKVIEFFQRLEKDTRINYLFTRILKLIFVEVYCTHTAACIFYYLATTLPAENEGYTWIGSLKLGDYSYENFRKIDIWKRYTTSLYFAIVTMATVGYGDIHAVNLREMIFVMIYVSFDMVLGAYLIGNITALIVKGSNTERFRDKMNDLASFMNRKKLRGDIRSQITHHVRLQYDSKFTNTVMLQDIPASIRAKIAQLLYTPYIEKIPLFKGCSSEFINQIVVRLHEEYFFPGEVITEQGNVVDHLYFVCEGSLEALETKTDGTEDLVELLEPHTSFGDISIICNISQPFTIRVRSLCHLLRLDKQSFSNILEIYFHDGRKILNNLMEGKESNERIKKLESDIMIHIGKQEAELALKVNSAAFQGDIYQLKSLVRSGADPNKTDYDGRAPLHLAASRGYEDITLFLIQEGVDINQKDKFGNTPLLEAVKAGQDRVIDLLVKEGASFDLEDAGNFLCTVVVKGDSDFLKRLLSSGMDPNTEDYDHRTPLHVAASEGLFLMAKMLVEAGASVVAKDRWGNSPLDEARMCGNKKLIKLLEDADTSQPYIRPSSFHEPQDEKFERRKCTVFPFHPHEEPSRKHGVMVWLPRDLQKLVETAAQELGISNEVPFVILSEEGGRITDIDMISDGQKLYLISDSTDQST
- the LOC103828472 gene encoding potassium channel GORK isoform X2; this translates as MGCLRRRQESIAEEDDINDDVSRRRGRFSLAESFRWLDSPEHLKDDSDGHNEYPWIIKPSIRWYKAWELFILVWAIYSSLFTPMEFGFFRGLPENLFILDIVGQIAFLVDIVLQFFVAFQDKHTYRIDSKPTHIALRYLKSHFFLDLVSCFPWDLIYKASGKHEVVRYILWIRLFRVRKVIEFFQRLEKDTRINYLFTRILKLIFVEVYCTHTAACIFYYLATTLPAENEGYTWIGSLKLGDYSYENFRKIDIWKRYTTSLYFAIVTMATVGYGDIHAVNLREMIFVMIYVSFDMVLGAYLIGNITALIVKGSNTERFRDKMNDLASFMNRKKLRGDIRSQITHHVRLQYDSKFTNTVMLQDIPASIRAKIAQLLYTPYIEKIPLFKGCSSEFINQIVVRLHEEYFFPGEVITEQGNVVDHLYFVCEGSLEALETKTDGTEDLVELLEPHTSFGDISIICNISQPFTIRVRSLCHLLRLDKQSFSNILEIYFHDGRKILNNLMEGKESNERIKKLESDIMIHIGKQEAELALKVNSAAFQGDIYQLKSLVRSGADPNKTDYDGRAPLRLGDTKTLHCFLFKKASI